One window of Paenibacillus albicereus genomic DNA carries:
- a CDS encoding sugar kinase: protein MTVSPDLITFGESMALFMPQENRALEHADSLQSAFGGAESNLAIGIARLGGSAGWCGALGADPLGRRILKALRGEGVDVSRAQLSAEAPTGLMFREEVAGRLAVHYHRRGSAASRMTPERLDADYIRGAKLLHVTGITMALSDSARETVLEAMRIAREAGVKVSFDPNLRLKLWSIEEARRALLPAAELADYFLPGWDELRLLYDTDDEAAILKRVYALGSVAVIKSKGDGTLLLEGGRSAFIPFYPAEKVVDTVGAGDGFCAGFLAGVLKGMAPAEAVRLGSICGSLAVQGRGDWEALPDWASAEQRLNNTVWVER from the coding sequence ATGACGGTTTCACCGGATCTCATCACCTTCGGCGAAAGCATGGCTCTGTTCATGCCGCAGGAGAACCGCGCCCTGGAGCATGCGGACTCGCTGCAATCCGCCTTCGGCGGAGCGGAGAGCAATCTGGCCATCGGCATCGCCCGTCTCGGCGGCTCGGCCGGCTGGTGCGGAGCGCTCGGAGCCGATCCGCTCGGGCGCCGCATCTTGAAAGCGCTGCGAGGAGAAGGCGTCGACGTGTCGCGCGCGCAGCTGAGCGCGGAGGCGCCGACGGGGCTCATGTTCCGCGAGGAAGTGGCGGGGCGTCTGGCGGTCCACTATCACCGCCGGGGCTCGGCGGCGAGCCGGATGACGCCGGAGCGGCTGGATGCGGACTACATCCGCGGTGCCAAGCTGCTGCATGTGACCGGCATCACGATGGCGCTGTCGGACAGCGCCCGCGAGACGGTGCTGGAGGCGATGCGGATCGCCCGCGAGGCCGGAGTCAAGGTCAGCTTCGATCCGAATCTGCGCCTCAAGCTGTGGAGCATCGAGGAGGCGCGGCGGGCGCTGCTGCCGGCGGCCGAGCTGGCGGACTATTTCCTGCCGGGCTGGGACGAGCTGAGGCTGCTGTACGACACGGACGACGAGGCGGCCATCCTGAAGCGCGTCTATGCGCTCGGCTCGGTCGCGGTCATCAAGAGCAAGGGCGACGGCACCTTGCTGCTGGAGGGCGGACGGAGCGCGTTCATACCGTTCTACCCGGCCGAAAAGGTCGTCGACACCGTCGGCGCGGGGGACGGCTTCTGCGCCGGCTTCCTCGCAGGAGTCCTCAAAGGCATGGCGCCGGCGGAAGCGGTGCGCCTGGGCAGCATCTGCGGCTCGCTGGCCGTGCAGGGGCGCGGCGACTGGGAAGCGCTGCCGGACTGGGCCTCTGCCGAGCAGCGGCTGAACAATACCGTATGGGTGGAGCGTTGA
- the icd gene encoding NADP-dependent isocitrate dehydrogenase, translated as MAQLEKFALPTEGEQITIENGKLNVPNNPIVPFIEGDGTGRDIWRASKRVLDAAVEKAYSGEKKIAWYEVFAGEKAFNQYGEWLPADTLTAIREYIVAIKGPLTTPIGGGIRSLNVALRQELDLYVCLRPVRYFDGVPSPVKRPELVNMVIFRENTEDIYAGIEYQEGSEAVKKVLSFLQNEMGVNKIRFPETSGIGIKPVSAEGSKRLVRAAIEYAIEHGRKSVTLVHKGNIMKFTEGAFKNWGYEVAEAEFGDKVFTWGQYDRIKDEQGTDAANKAQDEALAAGKILVKDAIADIALQQVLTRPTDFDVIATLNLNGDYLSDALAAQVGGIGIAPGANINYLTGHAIFEATHGTAPKYADKDVVNPGSVILSGVMMLEHLGWQEAADLIYKGMETSINNKTVTYDFARLMEGAKEVKCSEFADQVIANM; from the coding sequence ATGGCACAACTCGAAAAATTCGCCCTTCCGACCGAAGGCGAGCAGATCACGATTGAAAACGGCAAGCTGAACGTTCCGAACAACCCGATCGTTCCCTTCATCGAAGGCGACGGCACGGGCCGCGACATCTGGCGCGCCTCCAAGCGCGTCCTTGACGCTGCCGTAGAGAAAGCCTACAGCGGCGAGAAGAAGATCGCCTGGTACGAAGTATTCGCCGGCGAAAAAGCGTTCAACCAATACGGCGAGTGGCTGCCGGCCGACACGCTGACGGCGATCCGCGAGTACATCGTCGCGATCAAAGGCCCGCTGACGACCCCGATCGGCGGCGGCATCCGTTCCCTGAACGTAGCGCTTCGCCAAGAGCTCGACCTGTACGTCTGCCTGCGCCCTGTGCGCTACTTCGACGGCGTGCCTTCCCCGGTGAAGCGTCCGGAGCTGGTCAACATGGTCATCTTCCGCGAGAACACCGAGGACATCTACGCCGGCATCGAGTACCAAGAAGGCTCGGAGGCGGTCAAGAAGGTCCTCTCCTTCCTGCAGAACGAGATGGGCGTCAACAAGATCCGCTTCCCGGAAACGTCCGGCATCGGCATCAAGCCGGTATCGGCCGAGGGCTCCAAGCGCCTCGTGCGCGCCGCGATCGAGTACGCGATCGAGCACGGCCGCAAGTCGGTCACGCTGGTCCACAAAGGCAACATCATGAAGTTCACCGAGGGCGCCTTCAAGAACTGGGGCTACGAAGTGGCGGAAGCCGAATTCGGCGACAAGGTGTTCACGTGGGGCCAATATGACCGCATCAAGGACGAGCAAGGCACGGATGCGGCCAACAAGGCTCAAGACGAAGCGCTGGCGGCTGGCAAGATCCTCGTGAAGGACGCCATCGCCGACATCGCGCTGCAGCAGGTGCTGACCCGTCCGACGGACTTCGACGTCATCGCGACGCTGAACCTGAACGGCGACTACCTGTCCGACGCCCTGGCGGCTCAAGTCGGCGGAATCGGCATCGCGCCGGGCGCCAACATCAACTACCTCACCGGCCACGCGATCTTCGAGGCGACCCACGGCACGGCTCCGAAATATGCCGACAAAGACGTGGTGAACCCGGGCTCCGTCATCCTCTCCGGCGTCATGATGCTCGAGCATCTGGGCTGGCAGGAAGCGGCCGACCTGATCTACAAAGGCATGGAGACGTCGATCAACAACAAGACGGTCACCTACGACTTTGCCCGCCTGATGGAAGGCGCCAAAGAAGTGAAGTGCTCCGAGTTCGCGGATCAAGTCATCGCCAACATGTAA
- the mdh gene encoding malate dehydrogenase: protein MAIARKKITVVGAGFTGATTALMLAQKELGDVVLVDIPQLENPTKGKALDMLEASPVQGFDARITGTSDYADTQGSDIVIITAGIARKPGMSRDDLVAVNAGIVRSVCESVKTTSPDAYVILLSNPVDAMTYVAYQTLGFPKNRVIGQSGVLDTARYCTFIAQELNVSVEDVRGFVLGGHGDDMVPLVRYSNVGGIPIETLIPADRIEAIVQRTRVGGGEIVGLLGNGSAYYAPAASLVQMAEAILKDKKRVLPVIALLQGEYGYDDLFLGVPAILGGDGIEKVFELELTPQEQAALDRSAESVRAVVKLVAAPQG from the coding sequence ATGGCAATCGCACGCAAGAAGATTACGGTCGTAGGAGCAGGCTTCACGGGAGCGACGACGGCGCTCATGCTCGCCCAAAAGGAACTCGGAGACGTCGTGCTGGTCGACATCCCGCAGTTGGAGAACCCGACGAAGGGCAAGGCGCTCGACATGCTGGAGGCTTCGCCGGTGCAGGGCTTCGACGCCCGCATCACGGGCACGTCGGATTATGCGGATACGCAAGGCTCGGACATCGTCATCATCACGGCGGGCATCGCGCGCAAGCCAGGCATGAGCCGCGACGATCTCGTCGCCGTCAATGCCGGCATCGTCCGCTCCGTCTGCGAGAGCGTCAAGACGACAAGCCCGGACGCCTATGTCATCCTGCTGTCCAACCCGGTCGACGCCATGACCTATGTCGCCTACCAGACGCTCGGCTTCCCGAAGAACCGCGTCATCGGCCAGTCCGGCGTGCTCGACACGGCCCGCTACTGCACGTTCATCGCGCAGGAGCTGAACGTGTCGGTCGAGGACGTGCGCGGCTTCGTGCTCGGCGGCCACGGCGACGACATGGTGCCGCTCGTGCGGTATTCCAACGTCGGCGGCATCCCGATCGAGACCCTCATCCCGGCGGACCGCATCGAGGCGATCGTGCAGCGTACGCGCGTCGGCGGCGGCGAGATCGTCGGCCTGCTCGGCAACGGCAGCGCCTACTACGCGCCGGCGGCGTCGCTCGTGCAGATGGCCGAGGCGATCCTGAAGGACAAGAAGCGCGTCCTGCCGGTCATCGCGCTGCTGCAAGGCGAATACGGCTACGACGATCTGTTCCTCGGCGTGCCCGCGATTCTCGGCGGCGACGGCATCGAGAAGGTGTTCGAGCTGGAGCTGACGCCGCAGGAGCAGGCGGCGCTGGACCGCTCGGCCGAGTCGGTGCGCGCGGTCGTCAAGCTGGTCGCGGCGCCGCAAGGCTGA
- the recQ gene encoding DNA helicase RecQ, which yields MLQEARELLKRVYGYDSFRQGQEGIIEAITGGRDTLAILPTGGGKSVCYQIPAMLMTGTTIVVSPLISLMKDQVDALRRVGVPAAYLNSSLGAGEYRDVLRAALNGEYKLLYIAPERLDGSMFGELSERMRIPMIAIDEAHCVSQWGHDFRPSYRQLAGWIGRMEDRPLVSAFTATATPEVADDITAMLGLREPSVFVSGFARENLSLSVVTGADKKRFLTRFLQERPDQSGIIYAATRKETEAVHEELLRQGIPAGKYHGGLGDAERAEAQEKFRFDETRVMVATNAFGMGIDKPNVRFVLHWQMPGDVESYYQEAGRAGRDGEESECVLLFEPQDVQIQRFLIEQGQGDDGRKSVQLSKLYAMMNFGRTERCLQQFIVDYFGEKGVEPCGKCGNCLDKSERLDMTSEAQKALSCVGRMKGRFGVAMAAKVLKGSRDKKIIQFGLDRLSTYGLLREWPEREISDWLYWLVAEGYLRLSEGQYPTVSLTAEALPVLEGSKTVVRRKSTSVRRAASAAAAGEASPLFEALRQWRKETAAREGVPPFMLFFDATLRELAAAAPASRDELLRVKGIGAAKADKYGDALLAITAGEEAQAGRQPDLFEAAGGDRPPARAEASVSGRGESGSHLATYEMFEAGGTIEEIAQERGISRVTAESHLMRCADEGLELDWSRIIPADQEPLILEAAGRLGADKLRPLKDALPPEVDYFAIHGVLRKHGLKNG from the coding sequence ATGCTGCAGGAAGCGCGCGAGCTGTTGAAGCGCGTCTACGGATACGATTCGTTCCGCCAGGGGCAGGAAGGAATCATCGAAGCGATCACGGGAGGAAGGGACACGCTGGCGATCCTGCCGACAGGCGGGGGCAAGTCCGTCTGTTATCAGATTCCGGCGATGCTGATGACGGGAACGACGATCGTCGTCTCGCCGCTCATCTCGCTCATGAAGGACCAGGTCGACGCGCTGCGGCGGGTCGGCGTGCCGGCGGCCTACCTCAACAGCTCGCTCGGCGCGGGCGAATACCGGGACGTGCTGCGCGCGGCGCTGAACGGGGAGTACAAGCTGCTCTACATCGCGCCCGAGCGGCTCGACGGCTCGATGTTCGGCGAGCTCTCCGAGCGCATGCGCATCCCGATGATCGCGATCGACGAGGCGCACTGCGTCTCGCAGTGGGGCCATGACTTCCGCCCGAGCTACCGGCAGCTGGCCGGCTGGATCGGACGCATGGAGGACCGGCCGCTCGTCTCGGCGTTCACCGCGACGGCGACGCCGGAGGTGGCCGATGACATTACGGCGATGCTCGGCCTGCGCGAGCCGAGCGTGTTCGTCAGCGGCTTCGCGCGGGAGAACCTGTCGCTCTCCGTCGTCACCGGCGCGGACAAGAAGCGCTTCCTGACGCGCTTCCTGCAGGAGCGTCCGGACCAGTCGGGCATCATCTACGCGGCGACACGCAAGGAGACCGAAGCGGTGCACGAGGAGCTGCTGCGCCAGGGCATCCCGGCGGGCAAGTACCACGGCGGCCTGGGCGACGCGGAGCGCGCGGAGGCGCAGGAGAAGTTCCGCTTCGACGAGACGCGCGTCATGGTCGCGACCAATGCGTTCGGCATGGGCATCGACAAGCCGAACGTGCGCTTCGTGCTGCACTGGCAGATGCCGGGCGACGTCGAGTCGTACTATCAGGAAGCCGGGCGCGCGGGCCGCGACGGCGAGGAGTCGGAGTGCGTGCTGCTGTTCGAGCCGCAGGACGTGCAGATCCAGCGCTTCCTGATCGAGCAGGGCCAGGGCGACGACGGACGCAAGTCGGTGCAGCTGTCCAAGCTGTACGCGATGATGAACTTCGGCCGCACGGAGCGCTGCCTGCAGCAGTTCATCGTCGATTACTTCGGCGAGAAGGGCGTCGAGCCCTGCGGCAAATGCGGCAACTGCCTCGACAAGAGCGAGCGGCTGGACATGACGAGCGAGGCGCAGAAGGCGCTCAGCTGTGTCGGCCGGATGAAGGGGCGCTTCGGCGTCGCGATGGCCGCCAAGGTGCTGAAGGGCTCGCGCGACAAGAAGATCATCCAGTTCGGCCTCGACCGCCTGTCCACCTATGGGCTGCTGCGGGAGTGGCCGGAACGGGAAATTTCCGACTGGCTGTACTGGCTCGTCGCGGAGGGCTATCTGCGCCTGAGCGAAGGCCAGTATCCGACCGTCTCGCTGACGGCGGAGGCGCTGCCGGTGCTCGAGGGCAGCAAGACGGTCGTGCGCCGCAAGTCGACGTCGGTCCGCCGCGCGGCTTCGGCCGCCGCGGCCGGGGAGGCTTCGCCGCTGTTCGAGGCGCTGCGCCAGTGGCGTAAGGAAACGGCCGCGCGCGAGGGCGTGCCGCCGTTCATGCTGTTCTTCGACGCGACGCTGCGCGAGCTGGCGGCAGCCGCTCCGGCGAGCCGCGACGAGCTGCTGCGGGTCAAGGGCATCGGCGCGGCCAAGGCCGACAAGTACGGCGACGCGCTGCTCGCGATCACGGCGGGCGAGGAGGCGCAGGCGGGGCGCCAGCCGGATTTGTTCGAGGCGGCTGGCGGCGACCGCCCGCCGGCGCGGGCGGAGGCGTCCGTCTCCGGACGGGGGGAGAGCGGCAGCCATCTGGCGACGTACGAGATGTTCGAGGCGGGCGGCACGATCGAGGAGATCGCGCAGGAGCGCGGCATCAGCCGCGTCACGGCCGAAAGCCATCTCATGCGCTGCGCGGACGAGGGCTTGGAGCTGGACTGGAGCCGCATCATTCCCGCCGATCAGGAGCCGCTCATCCTGGAGGCGGCCGGCCGCCTCGGCGCGGACAAGCTGCGTCCGCTCAAGGACGCCCTGCCGCCCGAGGTCGATTATTTCGCCATCCACGGCGTGCTGCGCAAGCACGGCCTGAAGAACGGCTGA
- a CDS encoding DeoR/GlpR family DNA-binding transcription regulator has protein sequence MTEMNKGERRREGILTVLKQQGRITISDIVERFGCSEATARRDLELLERTGPLVRTIGGAMYDGMNPVRDSSFAERQGISLLEKEHIAAEAARHIVEGDVVGLSGGTTNYLIAKLIKMRRGITVVTNAVNIAMELAGSDIQVVVTGGMMRHNSFELCGPLGEGMVSHLNIGKMFIGVDGISENGGITTYSEQEAQIAKALISRSQITYAVFDQSKVGRTSLFSIAQLKDLDAVITDRPLEGALSDYARRCGVTVYLAGDEEEEEAEA, from the coding sequence ATGACGGAGATGAACAAAGGTGAACGAAGGCGCGAAGGCATCCTGACCGTGCTCAAGCAGCAGGGAAGGATTACGATCTCCGACATCGTCGAGCGGTTCGGCTGCTCGGAGGCGACGGCGCGGCGCGACCTGGAGCTGCTGGAGCGGACCGGTCCGCTCGTGCGGACGATCGGCGGAGCGATGTACGACGGGATGAATCCCGTGCGCGACAGCTCGTTCGCCGAGCGCCAGGGCATCTCGCTGCTGGAGAAGGAGCATATCGCCGCGGAGGCGGCCCGCCATATCGTGGAGGGCGACGTCGTCGGCCTGTCCGGCGGCACGACGAACTATCTGATCGCCAAGCTCATCAAGATGCGCCGAGGCATCACGGTCGTGACCAATGCGGTCAACATCGCCATGGAGCTGGCGGGCAGCGACATCCAGGTCGTCGTCACCGGCGGCATGATGCGGCACAACAGCTTCGAGCTGTGCGGGCCGCTCGGCGAGGGCATGGTGTCCCATCTGAACATCGGCAAGATGTTCATCGGCGTCGACGGCATCTCCGAGAACGGCGGCATCACGACCTATTCCGAGCAGGAGGCGCAGATCGCCAAGGCGCTCATCAGCCGCTCGCAGATCACGTATGCGGTGTTCGACCAGAGCAAGGTCGGTCGGACGTCGCTGTTCTCGATCGCCCAGCTCAAGGATCTGGACGCGGTCATCACCGACCGGCCGCTCGAAGGGGCGCTCTCCGACTATGCCCGCCGCTGCGGCGTGACGGTCTATCTGGCCGGCGACGAGGAAGAGGAGGAGGCGGAGGCCTGA
- the citZ gene encoding citrate synthase, with translation MTATKGLEGIVATTSSISSIIDGVLTYRGINIDELAEGATFEEVAYLLWYGKLPTASELEELKAKLSASAAIPAEVIDAIRLYPQDANSMAALRTAVSALALYDPAAQDMSREANVDKAIRLQAQLPTVIAAFDRIRSGQEPIAPKAGLSVAANFLYMLTGETPDDVAVKALDQALVLHADHELNASTFAGRVTVATLSDIYSGVVSAIGALKGPLHGGANEAVMVMLEEIGSPDRVESVINEKLANKEKIMGFGHRVYKNGDPRAKHLQKMSEELGKLKGNLDLYRMSVQIEEIVTGQKGLKPNVDFYSASVYTTLGIKRDLFTPIFAISRLSGWTAHILEQYDNNRLIRPRAEYTGPTSAKFIPIEQR, from the coding sequence ATGACAGCTACCAAAGGTCTCGAAGGCATCGTCGCCACGACCTCGTCCATCAGCTCCATCATCGACGGAGTGCTGACCTATCGCGGCATCAACATCGACGAGCTGGCCGAAGGCGCTACGTTCGAAGAAGTCGCCTACCTGCTCTGGTACGGCAAGCTCCCTACGGCATCCGAGCTCGAGGAGCTGAAGGCCAAGCTGAGCGCTTCCGCTGCGATCCCGGCCGAGGTGATCGACGCGATCCGCCTGTACCCGCAGGACGCCAACTCGATGGCGGCGCTCCGCACCGCCGTCTCCGCCCTGGCGCTGTACGATCCGGCGGCGCAGGACATGAGCCGCGAAGCCAACGTGGACAAGGCGATCCGCCTGCAGGCGCAGCTGCCGACGGTCATCGCCGCTTTCGACCGCATCCGCAGCGGCCAGGAGCCGATCGCTCCCAAGGCCGGCCTGTCCGTCGCGGCGAACTTCCTCTACATGCTTACCGGCGAGACTCCGGACGATGTAGCGGTCAAAGCCCTCGACCAGGCGCTCGTGCTGCATGCCGACCATGAGCTCAACGCCTCCACGTTCGCCGGCCGCGTCACCGTCGCGACGCTGTCGGACATCTACTCCGGCGTCGTCTCCGCGATCGGCGCGCTCAAGGGCCCGCTGCACGGCGGCGCCAACGAGGCCGTCATGGTCATGCTCGAAGAGATCGGATCGCCCGACCGTGTCGAATCCGTCATCAACGAGAAGCTCGCCAATAAAGAAAAGATCATGGGCTTCGGCCACCGCGTCTACAAAAACGGCGATCCGCGCGCCAAGCATCTGCAGAAGATGTCCGAGGAGCTCGGCAAGCTGAAGGGCAACCTCGACCTGTACCGCATGAGCGTGCAGATCGAAGAGATCGTGACGGGACAAAAAGGACTGAAGCCGAACGTCGACTTCTACTCCGCTTCCGTCTACACGACGCTCGGCATCAAGCGCGACCTGTTCACCCCGATCTTCGCCATCAGCCGCCTGTCGGGCTGGACAGCGCATATCCTGGAGCAGTACGATAATAACCGTCTGATCCGCCCGCGCGCGGAGTATACGGGTCCTACGAGCGCCAAGTTCATTCCGATCGAGCAGCGCTAA
- a CDS encoding AAA family ATPase — MSRGPGYLKSVELLRSGIADPQEYPFSLPAVRSLERLPLHPKVTYLIGENGTGKSTLLEAIAVAWGFNPEGGTINFNFSTAETHSELHRHLRLARGVHKPRDGFFFRAESYYNLASEIERLDRPGGERASGPPIIDSYGGKPLHEQSHGESFFATFLHRFGGRGLYILDEPEAALSPLRQLSVLSRIHQLVQKHSQFIIATHSPILMAYPDADIYLLGPDGAERVELEETPHWSTMKQFVNHKQTMLDELLADD, encoded by the coding sequence ATGAGCCGAGGACCGGGGTATCTCAAAAGCGTCGAGCTGCTGCGCTCCGGCATCGCCGATCCGCAAGAATATCCATTCAGCCTGCCGGCGGTTCGCTCGTTGGAGCGGCTGCCGCTGCATCCCAAGGTGACCTATCTGATCGGCGAGAACGGCACCGGCAAGTCGACGCTGCTGGAGGCGATCGCCGTCGCCTGGGGCTTCAATCCCGAGGGCGGCACGATCAATTTCAACTTTTCCACCGCCGAGACCCATTCCGAGCTGCATCGCCACCTGCGGCTGGCGCGCGGCGTGCACAAGCCGCGGGACGGCTTTTTCTTCCGGGCGGAAAGCTATTACAATCTCGCCAGCGAGATCGAGCGGCTCGACCGCCCCGGCGGCGAGCGAGCTTCAGGCCCGCCGATCATCGACTCCTATGGCGGCAAGCCGCTGCACGAGCAGTCGCATGGCGAGTCGTTCTTCGCCACGTTCCTGCACCGCTTCGGCGGGCGCGGCCTGTACATCCTCGACGAGCCGGAGGCAGCGCTGTCGCCGCTGCGCCAGCTGTCGGTGCTCTCGCGCATCCACCAGCTCGTGCAGAAGCACTCGCAGTTCATCATCGCCACCCATTCGCCGATCCTGATGGCCTACCCGGATGCGGACATCTACCTGCTCGGTCCGGACGGCGCCGAGCGGGTCGAGCTGGAGGAGACGCCCCATTGGTCGACCATGAAGCAGTTCGTCAATCACAAGCAAACGATGCTGGACGAGCTGCTCGCGGACGATTGA
- the nagB gene encoding glucosamine-6-phosphate deaminase produces the protein MDIRIFEDNQELDQAAARLIADLAKAKPDAVLGLATGSTPVGIYRSLIETAAAERVSFKRITTYNLDEYVGLTPDNEQSYAYYMNQHLFSKIDIPLNQTFLPDGMADDLDAFCAKYDRMLESARVDLQLLGLGHNGHIGFNEPDRELTAGTHVVTLDEATREANARFFASLDEVPKQAVTMGVGSILKAARILLVVRGADKAEVVKRALSGPVTTDCPASLLQLHADVTVLLDKEAASLLAPGGNQGCSPFASAM, from the coding sequence ATGGACATTCGAATCTTTGAGGACAATCAGGAGCTCGACCAAGCGGCCGCCCGACTGATCGCCGACCTGGCGAAAGCCAAGCCGGATGCCGTGCTGGGGCTCGCTACCGGCTCGACTCCGGTCGGAATCTACCGCAGCCTGATCGAGACGGCCGCGGCGGAGCGCGTCAGCTTCAAGCGGATCACGACGTACAATCTGGATGAATACGTGGGCTTGACGCCCGACAACGAGCAAAGCTACGCTTACTACATGAACCAGCATCTGTTCTCCAAAATCGACATTCCGCTGAACCAGACGTTCCTGCCGGACGGCATGGCGGACGATCTGGACGCGTTCTGCGCGAAGTACGACCGCATGCTCGAAAGCGCGCGCGTCGACCTGCAGCTGCTCGGCCTCGGCCATAACGGCCACATCGGCTTCAACGAGCCGGACCGCGAGCTCACCGCGGGCACCCATGTCGTCACGCTCGACGAAGCGACCCGCGAAGCGAATGCCCGCTTCTTCGCCTCGCTCGACGAGGTGCCGAAGCAAGCGGTCACGATGGGCGTCGGCTCCATCCTCAAGGCGGCGCGCATTCTGCTCGTCGTCCGCGGCGCCGACAAGGCGGAGGTCGTGAAGCGCGCGCTGTCCGGTCCGGTCACGACGGACTGCCCGGCCTCGCTGCTGCAGCTTCACGCTGACGTCACGGTACTGCTCGACAAGGAGGCAGCAAGCCTGCTGGCACCAGGAGGGAACCAAGGATGCAGCCCTTTCGCATCAGCAATGTAA
- the nagA gene encoding N-acetylglucosamine-6-phosphate deacetylase: protein MQPFRISNVTIAVDGAAVHGSVTVRDGRIVSVEPGAGTAAASGEAVIDGRGGWLLPGFIDLHVHGGYGADFMDAGHEAYDTITRFHSRHGTTTMLATTMTESRERIRAALDAADEYVSAPMPYARLAGVHLEGPFVSPDWMGAQNPAYRVDPKLDWLQEWHDAYPSLIKQMTLAPEREGALEMIAWLAERGIVASAGHTDARFADMQAAADAGLRGMTHTFNACRGLHHREPGAVGAALTDDRIHAELIADGHHVHDAAMRLLARAKPPGKLTLITDAMSAAGLEDGTYELGGLPVTMKDGVCRLVEGGNLAGSTLTMEAALKRFVEATGWTVPQASVLASANPAYLLGLSEQTGSIAAGKWADLVLLTEQLEVVGTWVSGRRVYEAQQV from the coding sequence ATGCAGCCCTTTCGCATCAGCAATGTAACGATCGCCGTCGACGGAGCCGCCGTACATGGCTCCGTCACGGTCCGGGACGGCCGGATCGTCTCGGTCGAGCCCGGCGCGGGCACTGCAGCCGCTTCCGGCGAGGCCGTGATCGACGGCCGCGGCGGCTGGCTGCTGCCCGGCTTCATCGATCTTCACGTGCATGGAGGCTACGGCGCCGATTTCATGGACGCCGGCCACGAGGCCTATGACACGATCACCCGATTCCATTCCCGGCACGGCACGACGACGATGCTGGCGACGACGATGACCGAATCGCGCGAGCGCATCCGCGCGGCGCTGGATGCCGCCGACGAATACGTCAGCGCGCCGATGCCGTACGCCCGTCTGGCCGGCGTGCATCTCGAAGGGCCGTTCGTCAGCCCGGACTGGATGGGCGCGCAGAATCCCGCCTATCGCGTCGATCCGAAGCTGGACTGGCTGCAGGAGTGGCATGACGCCTACCCGTCGCTCATCAAGCAGATGACGCTTGCGCCGGAGCGCGAGGGCGCGCTCGAGATGATCGCCTGGCTGGCCGAGCGCGGCATCGTCGCCTCCGCCGGACATACGGACGCACGCTTCGCCGACATGCAGGCGGCGGCGGACGCCGGGCTGCGCGGCATGACGCATACGTTCAATGCCTGCCGCGGCCTGCATCACCGCGAGCCCGGAGCGGTCGGCGCGGCGCTGACCGACGACCGCATCCATGCCGAGCTCATCGCCGACGGCCATCACGTGCATGACGCGGCGATGCGGCTGCTCGCCCGCGCCAAGCCGCCGGGCAAGCTTACCCTCATCACCGACGCGATGTCGGCGGCCGGCCTCGAGGACGGAACGTATGAGCTCGGCGGCCTGCCCGTCACGATGAAGGACGGCGTCTGCCGGCTCGTCGAAGGCGGCAACCTGGCCGGCAGCACGCTGACGATGGAGGCCGCGCTGAAGCGCTTCGTCGAGGCGACCGGCTGGACCGTGCCGCAGGCCAGCGTGCTCGCGAGCGCCAACCCGGCCTACCTGCTCGGACTTTCCGAGCAGACCGGCAGCATCGCCGCCGGCAAGTGGGCCGATCTCGTGCTGCTGACCGAGCAGCTCGAGGTCGTCGGCACCTGGGTGAGCGGACGGCGCGTCTATGAGGCGCAGCAGGTCTGA